CCGTTTAGGGAGGGCTTTTACTGTTAGCCTGTTACTTTATGGCCTTAATGACCTCTTTCACGTCCGGCAGTTCTTTGATGGGATAAACTTTTACCCACATCACTTTCCCGAACTCATCAACAACGACTAACCCTCCCCTTGCGAAAGATGGTAGGGCCTGCACTGAGATAGACTTGTATATAACTTACGAAGTGGTGAAGCCGGTTATTCCAGTCCGATGCAGGAGTAGCAGATAGCCACGGCATTGATGTAAATTTGCTTACACTCCCGGCGGAGATATCCCAATTCGATGGCGGCCAGGGCCAGGATTACCAAAATGATGTTTAAAACTTTTCTCATCTATTGTTTCCCGGAAAGATATTGATCCAAATTTGTGTTTTTATAGGAGTTTGAAGCAAAATAATCCAGGATATTCTTGAACACCGGCGCTTCAATATATCCGGGGATGGTCTCCAAAACCGTTCCGTCGCTGGCCAGGAACATGGTGGTGGGATATCCGCTGATGTTGAAACTGCGAGCCAGGTCCATTTCGGTGTAGGTTTTGCCTTGGAAGTTGACGGGATTGGCGCTCTCAGCATTCAGCTTGACCGCCACAAAGCTCTCCTTCATCAGCCCCGTCACCGCCGGGTCGGCATAGGTCTTCTCGTCCATCACCTTGCACCACTTGCACCAGTCGGTGTAGACATCGACCGCTATAAACTTGCCTTCGGATTGGGCTGCCGCCATGGCCTGATCCCACGCCAGCCAAGCAACCGAACCGGCTGCGGCTTTGGGCTTTTCTTTTTTGTTGCCGGCGCAGGAAATGCTGCTCAGCATGGCCAGTGAGACTATGACCAGTAATGCCAACTTTTTCATCTGACACTCCGTTGGATTTGTATTTTGTTTTCCGGGGCCGTTCCGCTCCTGGTCATTTGCCCCCGGCCATGATAAACCCGCCGATCATGACCCACCAAAAGGCGGATATCCAGGGATTGCCTGCAATGGGACAGGCCCCCGCTTAAGGCAGCCGATGAATTTGTAGTAGAGAAATCCCACCGCTCCCCCGACGGCCGCGCCCGGCAGGATATTCGGAACAAAGTTCATCCGGCCACCACTTTGCTCTCGATGTTCATTACGGCCCCCTGCCGGATGGTGGCCGAAACCGAACAGTATTTTTCCTGGGAAAGCCTGATGGCCTCATCCACCGCCTCTTTGGGGATATCGCCTTTGACCTCGTAAACAAAATTCATTTCGGTAAATCTTTTGGGATGCTCTTCGGCCCGTTTTCCGTCCATCAGTACCCGGAACCCTTTGATATCCATTTTTTTCTTCTGCAGGATGGAAACCATGTCCATGGCCATGCACCCGGCCGCAGCCAGCAGTACCAACTGCATGGGAGCGAATCCGGCCGGAATCCCGTCTTTTCTGGATTCCACCACTAGGCCGTGGCCCTTCTCATCCTCGGCCACGAATTGCAGGTCTTTTACCCACTGTAACGTTAACGGCATCAGTAGTTCTCCGCCAGCACTTCGTAGTACGCCTGGGGATGCTTGCAGGCCGGACACTGTTTGGGGGCCTCGGCTCCTTCGTGGACATACCCGCAGTTGATGCAGTGCCATTTGACCGAGGATTTCTTCTTGAAGGCCTCTCCGTTGGCCAGGTTGTTGATCAGCTTGCGGTAACGGGATTCGTGGAATTTTTCCACTTTGGCGATCTGCTCGAAGGCCACGGCCGCGTCCTCGAAACCCTCGTCCCTGGCGGTTTTGGCAAAATCGGAATAGATGGTGGTCCATTCCATGTTCTCGCCGGCCGCCGCGGCCCCCAGGTTCTCCTTGGTGGTGCCGATCTTCCCGGCCGGGTATGAGGCGGTGATCTCCAGTTCTCCGCCCTCCAGCAGTTTGAAGAATACCTTGGCGTGCTCCTTCTCATTCTCCGCCGTTTCCATGAAGAAATTGGCGATCTGCTCAAAACCCTCCTTGCGGGCGGCGCTGGCAAAGTAGGTGTAGCGGTTCCGGGCCTGGGATTCCCCGGCGAATGATTTCAGCAGATTCTTTTCGGTCATGGATCTTTTCAGGCTTTTCATATTTTCTCCTTATAGTATTTTATTAGGAACCCAGGAGGTCAGGAAAAGAATATTCCTGGTTTCATGGCTTCCTGATAAAAGTTAATTCTTGGTTGGTGTCTCTTTGTATCCTGTTTTTATTAGGAAAGCACAAGGCTTTGAAAAAGGTATTCCTGCTTTCATGCCTGCCCGTCGTAGCTTTAGCGAAGGCAGGGCCTTCTAATAATGGTCACCCATTGGCCGACCACAGGCCGTGCAGGTTGCAGAATTCCTTGGCGGTGATTTCCTTGGCCGGGCACAGGAACTCGGCCTCCGGAGCGTCGCCGGGCTTGAGGTACTTGCGGTGGACCCTGTCCCCGCCGTAGATGGCGACCCATTCGATGTGGTGCTTGTCCTCCATGGGGTGCGCCACCGAGCCGACCTTGACCTTCCAACCGGAGGCGGTTTTTTCAATCACCGGCAGATGTTTCTCCTTGGCGGCGTCAACGGTGTTCTCGGTGAACAGCTTCATCGGCTGGCCGCAGCAGACCAGCTCGCCCTTGCCGCCATGCAGCGCTTCCACTATATTACCGCATATTTCGCATTTATAGACTTGGTTTCTTTCGGCCATGATAGTTCTCCTTCGGTTGGGGCCGATATATCGGCCCTTACTCTGATTATTGGGTTGTATGCTTTTGGGACAGGGCCCGCCCTGTCCTTATAGGAATTTTATATACTGCTGGGCGGCAATGGCGGCGGCGGCGGCGTCGCCCACCGCGCTGGAGACCTGCCGGACCAGCTTTTGCCGGACGTCCCCGCAGGCAAAGATCCCGGGGAGCGAGGTGGCCATGCGGTCGTCGGTAATTA
This genomic window from candidate division TA06 bacterium contains:
- a CDS encoding DUF255 domain-containing protein; its protein translation is MKKLALLVIVSLAMLSSISCAGNKKEKPKAAAGSVAWLAWDQAMAAAQSEGKFIAVDVYTDWCKWCKVMDEKTYADPAVTGLMKESFVAVKLNAESANPVNFQGKTYTEMDLARSFNISGYPTTMFLASDGTVLETIPGYIEAPVFKNILDYFASNSYKNTNLDQYLSGKQ
- a CDS encoding OsmC family protein; the protein is MPLTLQWVKDLQFVAEDEKGHGLVVESRKDGIPAGFAPMQLVLLAAAGCMAMDMVSILQKKKMDIKGFRVLMDGKRAEEHPKRFTEMNFVYEVKGDIPKEAVDEAIRLSQEKYCSVSATIRQGAVMNIESKVVAG
- a CDS encoding rubrerythrin family protein; protein product: MKSLKRSMTEKNLLKSFAGESQARNRYTYFASAARKEGFEQIANFFMETAENEKEHAKVFFKLLEGGELEITASYPAGKIGTTKENLGAAAAGENMEWTTIYSDFAKTARDEGFEDAAVAFEQIAKVEKFHESRYRKLINNLANGEAFKKKSSVKWHCINCGYVHEGAEAPKQCPACKHPQAYYEVLAENY
- a CDS encoding desulfoferrodoxin — its product is MAERNQVYKCEICGNIVEALHGGKGELVCCGQPMKLFTENTVDAAKEKHLPVIEKTASGWKVKVGSVAHPMEDKHHIEWVAIYGGDRVHRKYLKPGDAPEAEFLCPAKEITAKEFCNLHGLWSANG